A stretch of Paraburkholderia phenazinium DNA encodes these proteins:
- a CDS encoding alkene reductase: MPTLFDPLQIGDLTLQNRIIMAPLTRQRAGDVRVPNALMAKYYAERASAGLIISEATSVTPQGVGYAATPGIWSQEQVEGWKLVTSAVHAAGGKIFLQLWHVGRVSDPIFLNGDLPVAPSAIAPQGHVSHVRPQRPFVTPRALDLAEIPAIVEAYRKGAENAKAAGFDGVQVHGANGYLLDQFLQDSTNHRTDAYGGPIENRARLMLEVVDACIEVWGANRVGMHLAPRGDAHTMGDSNAAATFGYVARELGKRKIAFIAAREALGENRLGPQLKAAFGGPYIANERFTKESAQQVLDAGEADAVAWGQLFIANPDLPRRFELNAPLNQPNPATFYAEGEEGYTDYPALETVE, translated from the coding sequence ATGCCGACGCTTTTTGACCCGCTGCAAATTGGCGATCTCACGCTGCAAAACCGCATCATCATGGCGCCGCTGACGCGTCAACGCGCGGGCGACGTCCGCGTGCCGAACGCACTGATGGCGAAGTACTACGCCGAGCGCGCCTCGGCCGGCCTGATCATCAGCGAGGCCACCTCGGTCACGCCGCAGGGCGTGGGTTACGCGGCAACGCCGGGTATCTGGTCGCAGGAACAGGTTGAAGGCTGGAAGCTTGTCACCAGCGCGGTTCACGCGGCGGGTGGCAAGATCTTCCTGCAGTTGTGGCACGTCGGCCGCGTGTCGGACCCGATCTTCCTGAACGGCGACCTGCCGGTTGCGCCGAGCGCCATCGCGCCACAAGGCCACGTGAGTCACGTGCGTCCGCAGCGTCCGTTTGTGACGCCGCGCGCGCTCGATCTGGCCGAGATTCCCGCCATCGTCGAGGCTTACCGCAAGGGTGCTGAAAATGCCAAGGCCGCTGGTTTCGACGGCGTTCAGGTGCATGGCGCGAACGGCTATCTGCTCGACCAGTTCCTGCAGGACAGCACGAACCATCGCACCGACGCATACGGCGGCCCGATCGAAAACCGCGCTCGCCTGATGCTCGAAGTGGTGGATGCGTGTATCGAAGTGTGGGGCGCGAATCGCGTCGGCATGCACCTCGCACCGCGCGGCGACGCACACACGATGGGCGACTCGAACGCCGCAGCGACGTTCGGCTATGTCGCGCGTGAACTCGGCAAGCGCAAGATTGCGTTTATCGCGGCACGTGAAGCGCTCGGCGAGAACCGCCTCGGCCCGCAACTGAAGGCGGCGTTCGGCGGCCCGTACATTGCCAACGAAAGATTCACGAAGGAGTCCGCACAACAGGTGCTCGACGCAGGCGAAGCGGATGCCGTGGCGTGGGGTCAACTGTTTATCGCCAATCCGGATCTGCCGCGCCGCTTCGAACTGAATGCGCCGCTGAACCAGCCGAATCCGGCGACGTTCTACGCCGAAGGCGAAGAGGGTTACACGGATTATCCGGCGCTGGAAACGGTGGAGTAA
- a CDS encoding ArsR/SmtB family transcription factor — protein MTIDIDAIHKALANPIRREILARLRDPQAHFADQELPLDHGVCAGKIDASCGLSQSTVSAHLAALQRAGLVTSKRVGQWVFFKRNEPVIQAFLEHMNTDL, from the coding sequence ATGACCATCGACATCGACGCGATCCACAAGGCGCTAGCCAATCCCATCCGCCGCGAGATTCTGGCGCGGCTGCGGGACCCGCAAGCGCACTTCGCCGATCAGGAGTTGCCGCTCGATCACGGCGTGTGCGCCGGCAAGATCGACGCGAGTTGCGGACTGTCGCAGTCCACCGTGTCGGCGCACCTGGCCGCATTGCAGCGCGCCGGCCTCGTCACGTCGAAGCGGGTCGGCCAGTGGGTGTTTTTCAAACGCAACGAGCCCGTCATCCAGGCGTTTCTCGAGCACATGAACACGGATCTCTGA
- a CDS encoding DUF4148 domain-containing protein: protein MTFSPSKKMAVLLASAALMIGSAAPVFAQSSGGASDSAAAAAPATPASATTKAQRKAARKQARAKKNAELKKLEANGYNPSRNDPNYPTDLQNAEKKAGAGQAASQ, encoded by the coding sequence ATGACCTTTTCACCTTCGAAGAAAATGGCAGTCCTCCTCGCATCGGCCGCACTCATGATCGGATCGGCCGCACCTGTGTTCGCCCAAAGCAGCGGGGGCGCTTCGGACAGCGCCGCGGCAGCTGCGCCGGCGACCCCGGCGTCGGCAACCACCAAGGCTCAGCGAAAGGCGGCGCGCAAGCAGGCGCGGGCGAAGAAAAACGCCGAATTGAAGAAACTGGAGGCGAACGGCTATAACCCATCGCGCAATGATCCGAACTATCCGACAGACCTGCAGAACGCGGAGAAGAAGGCGGGGGCCGGTCAGGCTGCGAGTCAGTAA